The proteins below are encoded in one region of Saccopteryx leptura isolate mSacLep1 chromosome 1, mSacLep1_pri_phased_curated, whole genome shotgun sequence:
- the ZFPL1 gene encoding zinc finger protein-like 1 isoform X1, with protein sequence MGLCKCPKRKVTNLFCFEHRVNVCEHCLVANHAKCIVQSYLQWLQDSDYSSNCRLCNTPLAARETTRLVCYDLFHWACLNERAAQLPRNTAPAGYQCPSCSGPVFPPSNLVGPVASVLREKLTTVNWARAGLGLPLIDEVVSPEPEPLNTSDFSDWSSFNVSGTPEQEEMAIASTAPAFYNQVPRPPASPGRPEQHTVIHVGSPETLTHASAPRKVYDTRDGDQAPDSHGDCDDDKYRRRPALGWLAQLLRSRDRSRKRPLTLLQRAGLLLLLGLLGFLALLALMSRLGRASADSDPNLDPLMNPHIRVGPS encoded by the exons ATGGGGCTTTGCAAGTGCCCCAAGAGGAAGGTGACCAACCTATTCTGCTTTGAACACCGGGTCAACGTCTGCGAGCACTGCCTGGTAGCCAATCACGCCAAG TGTATTGTACAGTCTTACCTGCAGTGGCTCCAAGATAGCGACTACAGCTCCAATTGCCGCCTGTGCAACACACCCCTGGCCGCCCGGGAGACGACCCGCCTTGTCTGTTATG ATCTCTTCCACTGGGCCTGCCTCAATGAACGTGCTGCCCAGCTACCCCGAAATACAGCACCTGCAGGCTACCAGTGTCCCAGCTGCAGTGGCCCCGTCTTTCCCCCAAGCAATCTGgttggccctgtggcctctgtgctgagagagaagctgaCCACAGTCAACTGGGCCCGGGCAGGACTGGGCCTTCCTCTG ATCGATGAGGTGGTGAGCCCGGAGCCTGAGCCCCTCAACACTTCCGACTTCTCTGACTGGTCCAGCTTTAATG tcAGTGGCACCCCTGAACAAGAAGAGATGGCCATTGCTTCTACTGCCCCAGCCTTCTACAACCAAGTCCCCCGGCCCCCCGCTTCCCCAGGCCGGCCTGAGCAGCACACAGTGATCCACGTGGGAAGTCCCGAGACCTTGACCCATG CCTCGGCCCCAAGGAAGGTTTATGACACACGGGATGGTGACCAGGCACCAGACTCCCACGGGGATTGCGATGATGACAAGTATCGTCGCCGGCCTGCCCTGGGCTGGCTGGCCCAGCTGCTCAG GAGCCGGGACAGGTCTCGTAAGCGGCCACTGACCTTGCTCCAGCGGgcagggctgctgctgctgctggggctgCTGGGCTTCCTGGCCCTCCTTGCCCTCATGTCTCGTCTGGGCCGGGCTTCAGCGGACAGTGACCCCAATCTGGACCCACTCATGAACCCTCACATCCGTGTGGGTCCCTCCTGA
- the TM7SF2 gene encoding delta(14)-sterol reductase TM7SF2 isoform X2 yields MVLLPATMFHLLLVARSGPARLLSLPQYLPGPEILWSPRALLLWFTWLGLQAAFYLLPARKMAEGQELKDKSRLRYPINGFQALVLTALLVGLGVSAGLPLGALTEMLLPLAFVATLTAFVFSLLLYLKALVAPASALAPGGNSGNPIYDFFLGRELNPRVCSFDFKYFCELRPGLIGWVFINLALLVQEAELRGSPSLAMWLVNGFQLLYVGDALWHEEAVLTTMDITHDGFGFMLAFGDLAWVPFTYSLQAQFLLYHPQPLELPLASVIGLINAVGYYIFRGANSQKNTFRKNPSDPRVADLETISTATGRQLLVSGWWGMVRHPNYLGDLIMALAWSLPCGVSHLLPYFYLLYFTALLVHREARDEQQCLQKYGLAWHEYCRRVPYRIVPYIY; encoded by the exons ATGGTGCTGCTACCTGCCACCATGTTCCACCTGCTCTTGGTGGCTCGCTCGGGGCCAGCACGCCTTCTGAGCCTCCCCCAGTACCTGCCAGGACCCGAGATTCTGTGGAGCCCCCGGGCGCTGCTGCTGTGGTTCACCTGGCTTGGCCTGCAGGCGGCGTTCTACCTACTGCCGGCTCGCAAG ATGGCTGAGGGCCAGGAGTTGAAGGACAAGAGTCGCCTGCGCTACCCCATTAACG GCTTCCAGGCCCTGGTGCTGACGGCCCTGTTAGTGGGCCTGGGGGTGTCGGCTGGGCTGCCACTGGGGGCGCTCACGGAAATGCTCCTGCCCTTGGCGTTTGTGGCCACCCTCACCGCCTTCGTCTTCAGCCTCCTTCTCTATCTGAAGGCACTGGtagcccctgcctctgccctggcaCCTGGGGGGAACTCAG GCAATCCCATTTACGACTTTTTCCTGGGACGGGAGCTCAACCCGCGCGTCTGTTCCTTTGACTTCAAATATTTCTGCGAACTGCGCCCTGGCCTCATCGGCTGG GTCTTCATCAACCTGGCCCTGCTGGTGCAGGAAGCAGAACTTCGGGGGAGTCCCTCCCTGGCCATGTGGCTGGTCAATGGCTTCCAGTTACTCTATGTGGGTGATGCCCTCTGGCATGAG GAAGCTGTCCTCACCACCATGGACATCACACATGATGGGTTTGGCTTCATGCTGGCCTTTGGGGACCTAGCCTGGGTACCCTTCACctacagcctgcaggcccagTTCCTGCTGTATCACCCACAGCCCCTGGAGTTACCCCTGGCTTCAGTCATCGGCCTCATCAACG CTGTTGGTTACTACATCTTCCGTGGAGCCAATTCTCAGAAAAATACCTTTCGAAAGAATCCTTCTGACCCCAGAGTGGCTG ATCTCGAGACTATCTCTACAGCCACGGGGAGACAGCTGCTAGTGTCTGGGTGGTGGGGTATGGTCCGCCATCCCAACTACCTTGGAGACCTCATTATGGCTCTAGCCTGGTCCTTGCCCTGTG GGGTGTCTCACCTGCTGCCCTACTTCTACCTCCTCTACTTCACTGCGCTGCTGGTACACCGTGAGGCCCGGGATGAGCAGCAGTGTTTGCAGAAGTATGGCCTGGCCTGGCACGAATACTGCCGGCGTGTGCCTTACCGAATTGTGCCCTACATTTACTGA
- the ZFPL1 gene encoding zinc finger protein-like 1 isoform X2 yields the protein MGLCKCPKRKVTNLFCFEHRVNVCEHCLVANHAKCIVQSYLQWLQDSDYSSNCRLCNTPLAARETTRLVCYDLFHWACLNERAAQLPRNTAPAGYQCPSCSGPVFPPSNLVGPVASVLREKLTTVNWARAGLGLPLIDEVVSPEPEPLNTSDFSDWSSFNVSGTPEQEEMAIASTAPAFYNQVPRPPASPGRPEQHTVIHVGSPETLTHASAPRKVYDTRDGDQAPDSHGDCDDDKYRRRPALGWLAQLLSLQSPVIASAGSSCSHLCSRQEPGQVS from the exons ATGGGGCTTTGCAAGTGCCCCAAGAGGAAGGTGACCAACCTATTCTGCTTTGAACACCGGGTCAACGTCTGCGAGCACTGCCTGGTAGCCAATCACGCCAAG TGTATTGTACAGTCTTACCTGCAGTGGCTCCAAGATAGCGACTACAGCTCCAATTGCCGCCTGTGCAACACACCCCTGGCCGCCCGGGAGACGACCCGCCTTGTCTGTTATG ATCTCTTCCACTGGGCCTGCCTCAATGAACGTGCTGCCCAGCTACCCCGAAATACAGCACCTGCAGGCTACCAGTGTCCCAGCTGCAGTGGCCCCGTCTTTCCCCCAAGCAATCTGgttggccctgtggcctctgtgctgagagagaagctgaCCACAGTCAACTGGGCCCGGGCAGGACTGGGCCTTCCTCTG ATCGATGAGGTGGTGAGCCCGGAGCCTGAGCCCCTCAACACTTCCGACTTCTCTGACTGGTCCAGCTTTAATG tcAGTGGCACCCCTGAACAAGAAGAGATGGCCATTGCTTCTACTGCCCCAGCCTTCTACAACCAAGTCCCCCGGCCCCCCGCTTCCCCAGGCCGGCCTGAGCAGCACACAGTGATCCACGTGGGAAGTCCCGAGACCTTGACCCATG CCTCGGCCCCAAGGAAGGTTTATGACACACGGGATGGTGACCAGGCACCAGACTCCCACGGGGATTGCGATGATGACAAGTATCGTCGCCGGCCTGCCCTGGGCTGGCTGGCCCAGCTGCTCAG TCTCCAGAGCCCAGTCATTGCCTCTGCTGGTTCGAGCTGCAGTCACCTGTGCAGTAGGCAG GAGCCGGGACAGGTCTCGTAA
- the ZNHIT2 gene encoding zinc finger HIT domain-containing protein 2, whose product MEPAGPCGFCPAGEVQPARYTCPRCNVPYCSLRCYRAHGTCAEDFYRDQVLGELRGRSASPSRLASALRRLRQQRETEEELEDAGLRPGPAPGGPLGLWEQLAPAEKAAFEQLLSRGEAGRLLPPWRPWWWGRGAEPRLLEELDETPGGEAAELDPAAARTPPDPMKDAAAAESPASEKMALGDSPGACTPAVPTRIPTLASLSRGRTSPLIRFQLPNVLFSYAHTLALYHGGDDALLSDFCATLLGVSGALGAQQIFASAEEALQAAAQVLEAGEHPPGPLGTRGAMREAALILLGEGPANQKGYTLAALGHLVQTLGRARKQAETTEERDDLYRARKKCQFLMAWTNENEVALPALALDCARAHRAHAVAAGEVAALTGELERLWGGPLPPAPRTLIEELSG is encoded by the coding sequence ATGGAGCCGGCGGGGCCCTGTGGTTTCTGCCCGGCCGGGGAGGTCCAGCCAGCGCGCTACACCTGTCCCCGCTGCAATGTGCCCTACTGCTCGCTGCGCTGCTACCGGGCGCACGGTACCTGCGCCGAAGACTTCTACCGTGACCAGGTGCTGGGAGAGCTCCGCGGCCGCAGCGCCTCTCCCAGCCGCCTAGCCAGCGCCCTGCGCCGGCTGCGTCAGCAACGCGAGACCGAGGAAGAATTGGAGGACGCAGGCCTCAGACCTGGCCCGGCGCCCGGCGGCCCGTTAGGACTCTGGGAGCAGCTAGCTCCGGCCGAGAAGGCGGCCTTCGAGCAGCTGCTGAGCCGTGGCGAAGCTGGGCGGCTGCTGCCGCCGTGGCGGCCGTGGTGGTGGGGTCGCGGGGCCGAGCCACGACTTTTGGAGGAGCTGGATGAAACCCCGGGCGGTGAGGCCGCGGAGCTGGATCCTGCCGCCGCGAGAACGCCGCCGGATCCGATGAAGGATGCAGCTGCCGCCGAGTCCCCGGCCTCCGAGAAGATGGCTCTCGGAGACAGCCCGGGGGCCTGCACGCCCGCGGTGCCCACCCGGATACCCACGCTGGCCAGCCTGAGCCGCGGCCGGACCTCGCCGCTCATACGCTTCCAGCTGCCCAACGTGCTGTTCTCCTATGCACACACTCTTGCCCTGTATCACGGCGGCGACGATGCGCTGCTCTCCGACTTCTGCGCCACCCTGCTTGGCGTTTCGGGAGCCCTGGGTGCCCAGCAAATCTTTGCCTCCGCTGAAGAAGCCCTGCAGGCCGCAGCTCAAGTTCTGGAAGCGGGCGAGCATCCACCTGGGCCCCTGGGCACACGGGGTGCCATGCGCGAGGCCGCCCTCATCTTGCTGGGCGAAGGCCCTGCCAACCAGAAGGGCTACACGCTGGCAGCGCTGGGGCACCTGGTGCAGACCCTGGGCCGGGCCCGGAAACAAGCCGAGACTACTGAAGAGCGAGATGACCTCTACCGGGCTCGGAAGAAATGCCAGTTCCTAATGGCTTGGACCAACGAAAATGAGGTGGCCCTCCCAGCCCTGGCTCTGGACTGTGCCAGGGCCCACCGAGCTCACGCTGTGGCAGCTGGGGAGGTGGCAGCCCTCACTGGGGAGTTGGAGCGGCTGTGGGGAGGTCCCCTGCCACCTGCCCCGAGGACTCTCATCGAGGAACTCTCTGGCTGA
- the VPS51 gene encoding vacuolar protein sorting-associated protein 51 homolog, translated as MAAAVAGPGPGSGPGDSPEGPEAEAPERRRKAHGMLKLYYGLSEGEAAGRSGGSDPLDPTDLNGAHFDPEVYLDKLRRECPLAQLMDSETDMVRQIRALDSDMQTLVYENYNKFISATDTIRKMKNDFRKMEDEMDRLATNMAVITDFSARISATLQDRHERITKLAGVHALLRKLQFLFELPSRLTKCVELGAYGQAVRYQGRARAVLQQYQHLPSFRAIQDDCQVITARLAQQLRQRFREGGSGAPEQAECVELLLALGEPAEELCEEFLAHARGRLEAELRSLEAELGPSPPAPDVLEFTDHGGSGFVGGLCQVATAYQELFANQGQAGAEKLAAFARELGGRYFALVERRLAQEQGGSDNSLLVRALDRFHRRLRAPGALLPAAGLAEAATEIVERVARERLGHHLQGLRAAFLGCLTDVRQALATPRLVGKEGPGLAELLANVASSTLSHIKASLAAVHLFTAKEVSFSNKPYFRGEFCSQGVREGLIVGFIRSMCQTAQSFCDSPGEKGGATPPALLLLLSRLCLDYETATISYILTLTDEQFLVQDQSPVTPVSTLCAEARETARRLLTHYVKVQGLVISQMLRKSVETRDWLSTLEPRNVRAVMKRVVEDTTAIDVQVGLLYEEGVRKAQSSDSSKRTFSVYSSSRQQGRYAPSYTPSAPMDTNLLSNIQKLFSERIDVFSPVEFNKVSVLTGIIKISLKTLLECVRLRTFGRFGLQQVQVDCHFLQLYLWRFVADEELVHLLLDEVVASAALRCPDPVPMEPSVVEVICERG; from the exons ATGGCAGCAGCAGTCGCTGGGCCAGGCCCGGGGTCTGGACCTGGGGACTCCCCGGAAGGGCCCGAGGCGGAGGCTCCAGAACGTCGGAGGAAGGCGCACGGAATGCTGAAACTTTACTACGGCCTCTCGGAAGGGGAGGCGGCGGGGCGCTCCGGGGGATCGGACCCCCTAGACCCGACAGATCTTAATGGGGCGCACTTCGACCCGGAAGTCTATCTGGACAAG CTGCGTAGAGAGTGCCCCCTTGCTCAGCTGATGGACAGTGAGACGGACATGGTGCGGCAGATCCGCGCTCTAGACAGCGACATGCAGACCCTAGTCTATGAGAACTACAACAAGTTCATCTCAGCCACAG ACACCATCCGAAAGATGAAGAACGATTTCCGGAAGATGGAGGACGAGATGGACCGGCTGGCCACCAACATGGCTGTGATTACCGACTTTAGTGCGCGCATCAGTGCCACACTGCAGGACCGCCATGAGCGCATCACCAAGCTGGCAG GGGTCCACGCTCTGCTGCGGAAGCTGCAGTTCCTCTTCGAGCTGCCCTCGCGCCTCACCAAGTGTGTGGAGCTGGGCGCCTACGGGCAGGCAGTACGCTACCAGGGCCGCGCGCGGGCTGTGCTGCAGCAGTACCAGCACCTGCCCTCCTTCCGCGCCATCCAGGATGACTGCCAGGTCATCACTGCCCGCCTGGCCCAGCAGCTACGGCAGCGCTTCAG GGAGGGCGGCTCAGGTGCTCCTGAGCAGGCGGAGTGTGTGGAGCTGCTGCTGGCCCTGGGGGAGCCAGCTGAGGAGCTGTGCGAGGAGTTCCTGGCGCATGCCCGAGGGCGGCTGGAGGCGGAGCTGAGAAGCCTGGAGGCGGAGCTGGGGCCCTCGCCTCCAGCCCCGGATGTGTTAGAATTCACCGACCACGGAGGCAGTGGCTTCGTCGGTGGCCTGTGCCAGGTGGCCACAGCCTACCAGGAGctgtttgccaaccagggccagGCGGGTGCTGAGAAGCTGGCAGCCTTCGCCCGGGAGCTGGGAGGCCGCTACTTTGCGCTGGTGGAGAGGCGGCTGGCGCAGGAGCAGGGTGGCAGTGACAACTCACTGCTGGTGCGGGCGCTGGATCGCTTCCACCGGCGCCTGAGGGCTCCTGGGGCCCTGCTGCCTGCCGCGGGGCTGGCTGAGGCTGCCACGGAGATTGTGGAGCGAGTGGCCCGTGAGCGCCTGGGCCACCACCTGCAGGGCCTGCGGGCGGCCTTCCTGGGCTGCCTGACCGATGTGCGGCAGGCGCTGGCCACACCGCGCCTTGTTgggaaggaaggccctggcctggCTGAGCTGCTGGCCAATGTGGCCAGCTCCACCCTGAGCCACATCAAGGCCTCGCTGGCTGCTGTGCACCTCTTCACCGCCAAGGAGGTGTCTTTCTCCAACAAGCCCTACTTCCGG GGCGAGTTCTGCAGCCAGGGCGTCCGTGAGGGCCTCATCGTGGGTTTCATCCGGTCCATGTGTCAGACAGCTCAGAGCTTCTGTGACAGCCCTGGGGAGAAAGGGGGTGCCACACCAcctgccctgctcctgctcctctcccgCCTCTGCCTGGACTATGAGACAGCCACCATCTCCTACATTCTCACCCTCACTGATGAACAGTTTCTGGTGCAG GACCAGTCTCCAGTGACACCTGTGAGCACACTGTGTGCAGAGGCCAGGGAGACAGCCCGGCGGCTGCTGACCCACTATGTGAAGGTGCAGGGCCTGGTCATATCACAGATGCTGCGCAAGAGTGTGGAGACACGGGACTGGCTCAGTACCCTTGAGCCCCGGAACGTGCGTGCTGTCATGAAGCGGGTGGTGGAAGACACAACGGCTATTGATGTGCAG GTGGGGCTCCTGTACGAAGAAGGTGTTCGCAAGGCCCAGAGCAGTGACTCCAGCAAGAGGACCTTCTCTGTGTACAGCAGTTCTCGGCAGCAGGGTCGTTATGCACCAAGCTATACACCGAG TGCCCCGATGGACACCAACCTTTTGAGCAATATCCAGAAGCTGTTCTCTGAACGAATTGATGTGTTCAGCCCTGTGGAGTTCAACAAG GTGTCGGTGCTGACGGGCATCATCAAGATCAGCCTGAAGACGCTGCTGGAGTGTGTGCGGCTGCGCACCTTTGGGCGCTTTGGGCTGCAGCAGGTGCAAGTGGACTGCCACTTCCTGCAGCTCTACCTGTGGCGCTTCGTGGCCGATGAAGAGCTTGTGCATCTGCTGCTGGACGAAGTGGTAGCCTCCGCTGCCCTGCGCTGCCCAGACCCGGTGCCCATGGAACCCAGTGTGGTAGAGGTCATTTGCGAGCGCGGATAG
- the TM7SF2 gene encoding delta(14)-sterol reductase TM7SF2 isoform X1, whose protein sequence is MAPQGSRAPLEFGGPLGAAALMVLLPATMFHLLLVARSGPARLLSLPQYLPGPEILWSPRALLLWFTWLGLQAAFYLLPARKMAEGQELKDKSRLRYPINGFQALVLTALLVGLGVSAGLPLGALTEMLLPLAFVATLTAFVFSLLLYLKALVAPASALAPGGNSGNPIYDFFLGRELNPRVCSFDFKYFCELRPGLIGWVFINLALLVQEAELRGSPSLAMWLVNGFQLLYVGDALWHEEAVLTTMDITHDGFGFMLAFGDLAWVPFTYSLQAQFLLYHPQPLELPLASVIGLINAVGYYIFRGANSQKNTFRKNPSDPRVADLETISTATGRQLLVSGWWGMVRHPNYLGDLIMALAWSLPCGVSHLLPYFYLLYFTALLVHREARDEQQCLQKYGLAWHEYCRRVPYRIVPYIY, encoded by the exons ATGGCCCCTCAGGGCTCCCGGGCCCCGCTGGAATTCGGGGGACCCCTGG GCGCTGCGGCGCTGATGGTGCTGCTACCTGCCACCATGTTCCACCTGCTCTTGGTGGCTCGCTCGGGGCCAGCACGCCTTCTGAGCCTCCCCCAGTACCTGCCAGGACCCGAGATTCTGTGGAGCCCCCGGGCGCTGCTGCTGTGGTTCACCTGGCTTGGCCTGCAGGCGGCGTTCTACCTACTGCCGGCTCGCAAG ATGGCTGAGGGCCAGGAGTTGAAGGACAAGAGTCGCCTGCGCTACCCCATTAACG GCTTCCAGGCCCTGGTGCTGACGGCCCTGTTAGTGGGCCTGGGGGTGTCGGCTGGGCTGCCACTGGGGGCGCTCACGGAAATGCTCCTGCCCTTGGCGTTTGTGGCCACCCTCACCGCCTTCGTCTTCAGCCTCCTTCTCTATCTGAAGGCACTGGtagcccctgcctctgccctggcaCCTGGGGGGAACTCAG GCAATCCCATTTACGACTTTTTCCTGGGACGGGAGCTCAACCCGCGCGTCTGTTCCTTTGACTTCAAATATTTCTGCGAACTGCGCCCTGGCCTCATCGGCTGG GTCTTCATCAACCTGGCCCTGCTGGTGCAGGAAGCAGAACTTCGGGGGAGTCCCTCCCTGGCCATGTGGCTGGTCAATGGCTTCCAGTTACTCTATGTGGGTGATGCCCTCTGGCATGAG GAAGCTGTCCTCACCACCATGGACATCACACATGATGGGTTTGGCTTCATGCTGGCCTTTGGGGACCTAGCCTGGGTACCCTTCACctacagcctgcaggcccagTTCCTGCTGTATCACCCACAGCCCCTGGAGTTACCCCTGGCTTCAGTCATCGGCCTCATCAACG CTGTTGGTTACTACATCTTCCGTGGAGCCAATTCTCAGAAAAATACCTTTCGAAAGAATCCTTCTGACCCCAGAGTGGCTG ATCTCGAGACTATCTCTACAGCCACGGGGAGACAGCTGCTAGTGTCTGGGTGGTGGGGTATGGTCCGCCATCCCAACTACCTTGGAGACCTCATTATGGCTCTAGCCTGGTCCTTGCCCTGTG GGGTGTCTCACCTGCTGCCCTACTTCTACCTCCTCTACTTCACTGCGCTGCTGGTACACCGTGAGGCCCGGGATGAGCAGCAGTGTTTGCAGAAGTATGGCCTGGCCTGGCACGAATACTGCCGGCGTGTGCCTTACCGAATTGTGCCCTACATTTACTGA
- the TMEM262 gene encoding cation channel sperm-associated auxiliary subunit TMEM262 has protein sequence MRWRDRIAVLFFPQGMMLSMAALMLFFVHLSVFTSDVRNFCFTHQYDQMSFRYTIVLTFSQVIGICWAAMGSLYAEMTDDTFLRCFSQTTLMFNGAMFFNRLSLEFLAMQYREENH, from the exons ATGCGGTGGCGGGACCGGATCGCTGTGCTCTTCTTCCCACAAGGCATGATGCTCAGCATGGCTGCTCTGATGCTCTTCTTCGTCCACCTGAGCGTCTTTACCAGCGACGTGCGTAACTTCTGCTTCACCCACCAGTACGACCAGATGAGTTTCCGCTACACAATTGTTCTGACG TTCTCCCAGGTGATCGGCATCTGCTGGGCTGCCATGGGGTCCCTCTACGCTGAGATGACAGACGATACATTTCTTCGGTGCTTTTCCCAGACCACCCTGA tGTTCAACGGAGCCATGTTCTTCAACCGCCTGTCCCTGGAGTTTCTGGCCATGCAGTACCGGGAGGAGAACCACTGA